In Halothermothrix orenii H 168, the sequence GGTGATAAAAAAATTGTATTGGTAATTCATATTTTTATTTAATATTTTCAAAAAGTAAAGTCTTGCAAAAAAATTATCATTAGTCAAAAAACAAGGGGGAAAAAATAATGGTAAACTTACCCGAAAAAATGAAGGCACTGGTAGCTTATGCTCCTGGTGATTATCGATTTGAGGAAGTAGATGTGCCTAGGGCTGGAGAAGGAGAAATTGTTGTTAAAGTAGAAGCCTGTGGAATATGTGCAGGCGATATTAAAGCATATCACGGAGCTCCAAGCTTTTGGGGTGGTGAAGGTAATCCACCATATATAAAAGCCCCAATGATACCAGGTCATGAATTTATAGGAGAAATTGTTGAAAAAGGGGCTGAAGTTTCAGATGATTTTGAAATAGGAGACAGGGTAATTTCTGAACAAATAGTTCCTTGCTGGGAATGTAAATTTTGTAGAACAGGGCGTTACTGGATGTGTCAAAAGCATGATGTCTATGGATTTCAAAATAATGTAAATGGTGGTATGGCTGAATATATGAAATTCCCAAAAGAGGCAATAAATTATAAGGTTCCTAAGGATATACCAATTGAAAAGGCTATACTCATAGAACCATATGCCTGTTCAAAACATGCCGTTGATAGGGCTAACATTAGTAACGAAGATGTAGTTGTACTATCAGGGGCAGGAACACTGGGATTGGGTATGGTAGGAGCTATTAAGCTAAGGAATCCTAAATCATTGGTAGTTCTCGATTTAAAAGATGATAGACTTGAGCTTGCTAAAAAATTTGGAGCAGACATAACAATGAATCCCAAAAAAGAAAATGTTGTAGAAAAAATATTGGAAATGACTGATGGGTATGGTTGTGACATTTATATAGAAGCTACCGGTCATCCCAGTAGTGTTCAACAAGGGCTAGAGGCTATTCGGAAACTTGGTACCTTCGTTGAGTTTAGTGTTTTTGGTGATCTCGTAACCACTGATTGGAGTATTATAAGTGATCGGAAAGAACTTGATGTTTTAGGTTCCCATTTAGGACCATATTGTTATGAACCGGTTATTGAATGGATAGCTAATGGTAAATTACCCACAGAAGGAGTAGTCACCCATAAATTTCCCCTTGAAAAATGGAAAGAAGCTTTTGAAAAAGCAGAAAAGGGTCAAGATTCAATAAAAGTAGTGCTTGTACCATAAATGAATAGACTAACCTCATAGTATAGCAAAAAAATAATATTATCTTAAATAATGGAGAGAGACTAATATAGGATTGGAGGTAAAAAGGTTATGCAAAAGTTTGTAAATGATCCCAGTCAGGTAGTAGATGAAATGTTAGAGGGATTTGTTAAAAATCATAAAGATCTAGTTGCCAAAACTGATAATCCCAGGGTTTTAAAATATGTTAAGGCTCCTATTGAAAATAAAGTGGGGATAGTTACCGGTGGAGGTTCTGGTCACAAACCGGCTTTTATAGGGTATATTGGCAAAAATATGGTTGATGCTGTAGCCGTCGGAGAAATATTTTCATCTCCTACTGCCCAGGCTTTTTATGATGCTTTT encodes:
- a CDS encoding erythritol/L-threitol dehydrogenase; translated protein: MVNLPEKMKALVAYAPGDYRFEEVDVPRAGEGEIVVKVEACGICAGDIKAYHGAPSFWGGEGNPPYIKAPMIPGHEFIGEIVEKGAEVSDDFEIGDRVISEQIVPCWECKFCRTGRYWMCQKHDVYGFQNNVNGGMAEYMKFPKEAINYKVPKDIPIEKAILIEPYACSKHAVDRANISNEDVVVLSGAGTLGLGMVGAIKLRNPKSLVVLDLKDDRLELAKKFGADITMNPKKENVVEKILEMTDGYGCDIYIEATGHPSSVQQGLEAIRKLGTFVEFSVFGDLVTTDWSIISDRKELDVLGSHLGPYCYEPVIEWIANGKLPTEGVVTHKFPLEKWKEAFEKAEKGQDSIKVVLVP